DNA from Halogeometricum sp. S1BR25-6:
GCCGTACCGGACCTCCTCGAACAGGCGGGTGAGTTCGTCCACGTCCTCGCGGGCCATCCCCGCCTCGACGGCCGCCGAGGCGAACTCGCCGGGCGTGCTCGTCCGCGGGTTCGGGATGTCGAGGAGCGTCGTCATCTCCCGCCACGCGCGGTACACCTCGTTGCCCACGTCGGCGTCCTCCTCGATGCGGTCCGCTGCGGCGCCGGCCGCCCGGCCGATTTCCCCCACGTCGACGTCCGGGTCCTCCTCCGGGACCGTCTCCCGGCCGGCCGCCTCGTCGTCGCCGGTCGAGAGGACGAGGAGGGCGACGGCCCCCACGAGTGCGACGACCAGGAGAACGCCGAAGACGGCCGTCGGCGCGGCGACGGCGCCCTCGCCGGACCCGCCGAGTTGCCCGCCCCCTTCCGGAAGCGAGAACGACCCGTTTCCGGCGCTCGCCCCCGCGCCGCCGAACTCGATGGGACCGCAGGTGGTCAGCAGCACCCAGAACACGTACCCCGGCAGGCCGAACGTGAATCCCACGGCGGCGACGGGCAGCAGCGACCGCGTGTCGCGGTATATCAGCGCTAGCAGGCCGACGAACACGAGGAGCAGTCCGGCCACCACCGCCGGATTCGTCAGTATCGGCAGGCAGAACGAGATGACCGGAGCGCTGCCGCCGCTCTGCGTCTCCGAGAGGCCGGCGTCGCCCTCGTCGGACGGACCGATACCGGGGACGTCGGACCCCCCGCCGAACCCGCCGCTGCCGCCGGTGACGGCGGTGTCGATGGTCGCCGCCGCGATGCCCAGAGCGAGGACTGCGAGGAGAGCGAGGCCGACCGTGCGGGCGGCGTCTCTGTCCACGACACGATGTACCGAGACCCACAGTAAAGGCGTTTCGAGGCGGTCCGCCGCCGTTCTCGGACGCTACCGTTCCTGTCCGACTGGAACGTTCCAGCCGAGCTGGAATACTACCGTCTCCCTTAACGAATATTCAAGTGAGACGGCGCGTTGTACCCGACCGCCCCGACGGACCCTGCATCCGACCGCATCCGTCGGGGCGCGGGACGTCCGCGGTTCGGTCGTCGTCGCACATCCGCCCCGCGTCCGCCGCCCGCCTCCCCGCTTTCTCGCTTCGCTTCGGCCCTCCCGGGACCGGACCCCGGTCCGGTCCGCTCGACGAACGCGAGTCCCTCCGTCCGCGGGCGCCGCCCATCGACCGCCACCGCCGACTGCCAACCGCCGACCGCTGGGTTTAGTTCGGACCGCGTCGACGCTGCGAACGTGACCGACAGTTCGGAGGGGGGACCCGTCGAGTACGTCGAGAGTTCGCGGACCCGCGAGTCCGTCGTCGTCGCCCTCCGGTTAGAGGCGCGACCGGTCCGGGAACTCTGCGCCGCCCTCGACGCCAGCGAGTCCGGCGTGTACGCCGCGACGAACGGCCTCCGGGACCGCGACCTCGTCGAAACCGCCGACGGACGCGTCCGCCTCACCGGCCTCGGACGCGTCGTCGCCGACGCGGTGGAACGCCGACGGCGAGTGGAGACGCTGTTGGAGACCGACTCCGGCTACTGGCGGACGCACGACGTGCGTGCCCTCCCCGACGCCTTCCGCGCCCGTCTCGGCGAACTCGCGGGGGCGGAGGTGTTCCGCGCGTCCGAGACCGACCCCGGAGGCGCGGTGCGTCTCGTCGACGACCACCTCCGCGACGCCGACGCGGTATCCGTCGTCTCGCCCGTTCACCTCCCGGGTCTCGGACGGACGCTCCGGGAGGTATGCGCCGACCGGCCGGGGGGACTCCTCGTCACCGAAGCCGTCGTCGAGGAGATTCGCCGCCGCGAGGGGGCGGTCCCCCTCCCGGAACGCCTCTCCGTCCGGGTCGCCGACGCGTCGTTCGCCCTGGCGGCGGTCGACGGACGGACGCTCCTCTCGCTGCCGCGACTCGACGGGACGTATGACCCGCGCACCGAACTCGTCGCGGACACCGACGCCGCCGCGGCGTTCGGCGAGGACCTGTTCAACCACGTCTGGGCGGGCGCGACGCCCGTTGAGGACGTGGCGTCGACCCGACCGATCTGAGCAGCGGCGTCTCGGACGCCGGCCGCAGGCCCGACGGGACCCCGAAGGGCCACCGCACCTATCCGTCGCCGTCGAAAACGTTCCCGTAATGCCGACGAGCGCAATCGAGCAACAACTCATCGACCTGCTGACCGTCTTCCTCATCGCCGGGGGTGTGGGCGCGCTACTGGCGAAAATCGGACGCATCCCCTACACCATCGCGCTCCTCATCGCCGGGTTCGCCGCCTCTATCGTCGGTCTCGGGATAGATATCACCCTGACGCACGACATCATCCTGCTCGTTGTCCTCCCGCCGCTCCTGTTCGAGGGGGCGGCGACGACCGACATCGACGAGTTCAGGGCCAACTTCCCCGTGATGGCGACGATGGCGACGGTGGGGTTGGCAATCTCCATCGTCATCGTCGGACTCGTCTCGACCCGTCTGTTCGGCTATACGCTCCTGTTGGGACTCCTGTTCGGCACCATCATCCTCCCCACCGACCCCGTCTCGGTGCTCTCACTGTTCAAGCAGGTCGGCGCGCCCGAACGGCTCTCGGTCCTCGTGGAGGGCGAGAGCCTCATGAACGACGGCATCTCCGTCGTCATCTTCTCGGCGCTGCTCGCACTGATCGAGGCGGGCGACAGTGCCGCGGACCTCGCGACGCTGGACGGCGTCACGGAACTCGTGAGCGGCATCGTCGTCTCCGCTGGCGGCGGCGCCGTCGTCGGCCTCGCCTGCGGCTACCTCGTCTACCGCGTGATGGCGAACCTCGACGAGCACATGACCGAAATCGTCCTGACGGTCGTGCTCGCCTACGGCGCGTTCCTCGTCGCCGAGCACTACCTCCACGTCAGCGGCGTCATCGCCACCGTCGCCGCCGGCCTCCTCATCGGCAACCGCGGCCGAGAGTACGCCATGTCGCCGCAGACGAAGACCGCGGTGTTCAACACGTGGGAGACGGCCGCCTACGTCGTCAACACGTTCATCTTCGTCCTCCTCGGCGTGAAGACGCCCATCCGGCAGATTCTCGCCGAGGTCGAGGTGCTGATTCCCGCTATCGTCCTCGTCCTCGCCGCGCGCGCCATCGCCGTCTACCCCCTCACCGAAATCGTCAACCGACTGTCAAACGCGAACGTCTCGCGGCAGTACCAGCACGTCCTCGTCTGGGGCGGCCTCCACGGCTCCATTCCCATCGCCCTCGTCCTCGGTCTCCCCGAGGCGGTCGGACCGCGACAGCAGATGCGCGTCCTCGTCTTCGGCATCGCGGCGTTCAGCCTCGTCGTGCAGGGCCTGTCGATGAAGCGGTTCCTCCGCACCGTGGGCGTTCAAACCTCCGGGGAGGAACAGAAGCTCTACAGCCTGCTGCTCACCCGCGCGAAGGCCGTCGACGAAGCGCTCGACGAGGCCGAGCGACTCCACGAGCGCAACATGATCCGAACGGACGTCTACGAGCGGTTCCGCCGCGAGTACGGCCGCGAGAAGAAGGAGCTCGACCACGTCGTCCGGTCGCTGTTGGAAGCCGAACCGTCGCTGTTGAAGCAGGAACTCCTGCAGGGTGAGACGCGCATCCTCCAGGCCGAGGAGAGCGCCATCACCGAGGCGGAACTGAGCGGTCAGTTGTCGACGGACCTCGCCGAGGACCTCATCGCCGAGGTGCGCGAGAAGGAGGCCCGCGTCGAACGCGGCGAGACGACGGTGACCAGCGACGTCGAACACGAGGGATACCGGGAGTTCTGGCGCGAACGCGCCGAGGAGTTCGGACTGACCGTCGGCGACGAGGTGCTCGACGAGGCGGACAAAGAGGAGATAACCCACGAACCCCAGATGGACATCCCGCCGATAGAGGGCGACGAGCGGCTACCGAGAACCGGCGGCGAACGGGACGACACCGATACCGACGACAGAACCGAGAGCGAGTGAGGAGACGGGACTCGGTGGCGGGTTGCGCCTCTGTCGGGTGGCGTCACCGTCCCGACGAGCGTCGCGGTCCGTCGTCGCGCCTCCGGAACAGAGACGGACGGTAGCCGGGGTGCCGAACGCCGGAGAACGGGAGTCGGTTCGCTCGCTCGCTTTGGTCGCGGCCGGTCGCTCCGCTGTACCGAGTGATTCGCAGGTTCGGGACGCGCCGGCCGTGCCCGCCTCCGCGAGACGGAAGGAGAAGAGACCCGATGCCACGCCTCGCCGGAGCGGTTCGCGCGTTCGAATTCCTCCCGGTCCGCTCTCCGCGGGCCTTCGGGAACTCCTCGCGCGACGGGTCGTCAGAAGCCGTTAGAAGTCGTCCTCTATCACTTCGCCGACGGCGAAGTTGGATTTGACCTCGGTTACCTCTATCTTGACCCGGTCGCCCACTTCCGCGCCCGGGACGATGATGACGTAGCCGCGTTCGACGCGAGCGATGCCGTCGCCCTGCTTACCGATGTCCTCGATTTCGACGTACCGGAGTTCGCCGACTTCGACGGGCGGTTGCGGTTCGGACGAGGGCGTCGTCGACGCGGTGCTCGTGTCCGCGGACTCCTCGGAGTCGACCGATTCGCGGGAGATGAGAGCGACGCGATACGTCTCGCCGGGTTCGACCGTGCCGGACTCGACTTCGCGCTTCGGAACTTCGACCACGTACCGGTCGTCCTCCGCGCGCACGTCGGTGTTGAACAGACACAGGAGTTTATCTGAGATTTCCACCGTGATAGACCTCCACGCAAAACTCTCGTGGAACTGTTAAATGTGTACCGCCGGCGTCGGACGTCCGAGCGGTCGAGCGACTCCTCCCCGCTCCGGTTCAGTCGTCGAGGGCCGACCCGTCCGGTCGCTTCGCACCCTCGGAGTCGTGGACGACCACCTCGCCGGGTCCCGTGTCGACGTGACGGTACTCGTCTCTGACGCCGACGGCCTCCTCCAGTTCCCGAATCGCGCGTTCTTTCAGCGCCTCGGCCAGTTCCTCGGCACTCTCGCGGGAGATGTCGCGGCCGAGGCCCTCGCACTCGTGGGCGCGGAGCGTCTCCTCTCCGCTGCCGGCCTCGTCGGCGTCTCCCTGCGCCGGAAGCGCGACGCTGTCCACCGCCTCGCCCATCGGCTGACTCGTCCCGTCGAGGCCGACGCTGAACGGGTACGTCTCGCAGATGAGCGGTCGGTCGTCGTGGACGGTGCAGGCGCCCTTCGTCCCCTCCTCCGTCGCCGCCTCTTCGTAGAAGACGCAGTCGCCGCAGGCGTCGGTCTGGAGCGCCCACTCGAACGTCTCGCCCTCCGGCCCGTCGTCGCCCTCCGAGAGGCCGTACGGCATCGGCCGGGCGACGTCCCGCCACTCGGAGCGGTCCTCCGATGCCTCCTGTATCTCCCGTACCTCGTCGGGGAACACCGTCGCGGTGTGCGGTTCTCGGTCGTCGGTGTCCTCGCCCCCGTCTTCGTTCCCGTGGCCCTTACAGCAGGCGCCGCACCGGGTACACTCGAAGCCGATGGACTCGATGGCGTCCGCGATATCGGAGACCGACAGGTCGCGGGCGCGTTCGAGTTCCTCCTCCAAACTGGGTCCGGCGTGGCTCACACCGTCGCTTCGGCGCGCGGTCGAAAAACACTCTCGGTCGGTCGACCCCCCGCGGACGCCGCTCAGACGGGTTCGACGCACTGGGTGTCCGCGTCGTACCGGAGGCGCCCCTCGGCGTCAAGTTTCTCGACGTGCGCGATGACCGTCGCGCGCGCGAGGTCGCGGACCCCCGTGAGGTCCTTCCCGTAGGCGGCGTCGACGACGGCGTCGACGTCCGCCGCACCCCCGTCGACGGCCGCGAGGACGCTCCGCTCGCGGTCCAGGCGGTGCCGGAGCAGGCGTTCGCACGTCGCCCGCGGGTCGTCGATGACCGGGCCGTGTCCCGGGTAGAGCGCGGACGGGTCGCGGGCGTGGAGGCGGCGGAGAGCGACGAGGTAGGCGCGGAGGTTGCCCTCGGGCGCGCCGACGACGACGCTGCCCTCGGCGACGGCGAGGTCGCCGCAGCAGACGCCGAAGTCGCCCTCGAACGCGACGTGGTCGGGAGCGTGCCCCGGCATGTCGAGGACGGTCACGCCGCCGTCGTCTCCGCCGACCGGAATCCGCTCGCCCTCGGCGAACGTCCGGTCGGGTTCGACCCCCGTCGCGCCGGCGAAGCGAGTCTCGCGGCCGCGCCGACACCAGACCGTCGCGTCGGTTTCCTCGGCGTACGCCCGCACCGCGCCGGTGTGGTCGGGGTGAGTGTGGGTCACCGTCACGTGCTCGACGCTTCGCCCGGCGACGAGTTCGTCCAGTTCGTCCGTCCGGTCGGCCGGGTCGACGAGCAGCGCTCGGTCGGACCCGACGACGTAGGCGTTCGTCGCCCCCGCGGGCGCACGAGTGGTGACCGGGACCGGTTCGCGAACGATTGGCGTCACGACTCCCGGTTCGCGAGGGTCTGAAAAAACCGTACTGGTGGACGGCGGGAGGTGGCTTGGTCAGTCCGTCCTGCAGTCGCCGTCCACGGTCGTTCTCCGAGTCCGCGTTACGTGTTCAGGAAGTAAACCTGCTTTCGGGCGTCTTTGAAGCTGTAGCGCGACCCGACGAGGTCCGACTCCTCCAACCGGTTCAGCGCGTAGCGGACGGTCCGGTCCGGGAGCAGGGACTCCTCCGCGAGTTCCCCCTGCGAGAGCGGCGCGTCGCCCTCCAACACTTTGGCGACGAGCTTCGCGCTCGGGGGTAGCTCTCGGAGTCGTTCGCGGAACTCGCCCTCCGAGAGGGGGTCCTCACGGTTCATCTCTGCGGTACTGGTGCTCATACTCCACGCGAACACGTCTGCCGTGGTAAAGCTTGGCTACAAGTGTGTCAAAACAATGCAGTCACATTATACACAAATAAGGTCATACTAGGGCTATGGGACCGAACCGTTTTCTCGCGCCGCGGCGACGGACGGCACGTGATTCCCGAATCGCACGTCGACATCTTCGAGAAGAAGTCGTTCGCCCACTTCGCGACGGTCATGCCCGACGGAACGCCGCAGGTGACGCCCGTCTGGGTCGGTCACGAGAACCGGGAGTACGTTCTCCTCAACAGCGCGTACGGCCGACGGAAGGTGAAGAACGTCCAGCGAGACCCGAAGGTCGGCGTCTCGGTCCTCGACCCGGACGACCCGTACCGGTACGTCTCCGTCCGCGGCGAGGCGGAGTTGGTCGACGAGGGCGCCCGCGAACACATCGACGAACTCGCGCGGCGGTACATGGACGTCGACGAGTACCCCTACCACGACGAGGAGTCCGGCGGACGGGTCATCGTCCGCATCCCGGCCGAGAACGTCGTCACAAGCGGCTAGCCGGGCGGACGCGGGCGGAACGCGACGCGGCCGGTCCGCCCCGCCGTCGGCGCGCCCGGCGGCGGTCGGTCGTCCGGCCGCATCCAGTACGGTTTTAGGCCGTCGGCGTGCAGTACGGTGTAGTGTGAAAGGAAAGGAGTGGTACCAGGCGGACGACGTCGCCCAAGAGTACGACTCGAAGCGATTCTCCCGCGGCGGGCGACTCATCGACCACCGAGAGAAGCAGGCCGTCCTCGACGCCGTCGGTCCCGTCGAGGACAAGAACGTCTTGGAGATAGCCTGCGGTACCGGTCGGTTCACCGTCATGCTCGCCGAACGCGGCGCGAACATCGTCGGACTCGACATCTCTCGGGCGATGATGACGCAGGGACGCGAGAAGGCGCGGCGGGCGGGGTCCGAAGTCGCAGAGCGCATCGAGTTCCTCCGCGGCGACGCGGCGCGTCTGCCGTTCCCCGACGACCACTTCGACGCCGTGTTCGCGATGCGGTTCTTCCACCTCGCGGACACGCCCGCGAAGTTCCTCGCGGAGATGGCGCGCGTCTCGAAGGACGTGGTGTTCTTCGACACGTTCAACGACACCAGCGCGCGCCTCGTGTACAACTGGCTGTTGCCGATGGGGTCGCGGCTCTACGGCGAGTCGGAGGTGGACGGCCTCCTCCGCGACGCCGGTCTCAGACTGACCGAGGCGAACCACGACTTCGTCGTCCCGTACGGCGTCTACCGAAAGATGCCGAACGGCGTCGCAAGCGAACTCCGCGGTCTCGACACCTCGTTCGGCGGGACGTCGCTCGGCGAACGTCTCGCGTCGGTGTCCTACTGGACGGCCTCGGTCCCCGACGCGGACTGATTCCGGCTTCTTCTTCCGTCCGCCGGAGCGGCGGCATTTAAGTCGCTCCGTCCGTACGGACGGGTATGCATCTCTCGGTAGTGGTTCCGACGCTCAACGGTCGGGACCGCCTCGCGGCCGGCCTCGACGCTCTGGCCGAGGCCGCCCCGGACGCCGAAGTCGTCGTCGTCAACGGCCCGTCGGCCGACGGCACCACGGGGATGGTGCGCGACCGAGACGACGTGGACGTCCTCGTCGAGATCTCCGACCGGACGCTGAACGTCGCCCGCAACGCCGGCATCCGCGCCACCTCGGGCGACGCCATCGCGTTCCTGCGCTACGACTTCGCCGCCGAAGAACAGTGGCTGGACGGGGTCACCGACGGACTGGAGGAGGCGGCGGCGGTCACCGGCCCCTCCCACCGAACGCTCCGCGCCGGGATGACCACCGAGACGCTCGAACGGCGGACCATCTGCGGCCGCGACGTGACCTACTTCAACGGCGGCAACGTCGCCTTCCACCGCGACGCCTTGGAGGAACTCGACGGCTTCGACGAGTACCTCCTCACCGGCGGCGCACGCGACGTCGCCCACCGACTTGCGGGAGTCGGAGAGACGGTGACGTGGCGCCCGGAGATGAGCGTCCGGACGGAGTACGAGGCCGACGGCGGCGTGAAGGAACGCGATTGGGGCTGGAAGTACCGTTCGCTCGGCTACCGTCTCGCCAAGAACTACGGTCTGCGCCCGACCGTCGCCCGACGGACGCTCAGGCACGCCTGGACGGACGCGTTCTCGGCCGCCCGCGACGTGATTCGCGGCGACGGGTCGCCGACGGGGTGGTTCGGAACGGGCAAGGACGTCGTCGGCGGGATGGCAACCGGCATCTCGGATGGTCTCGTCGCCCGCGCCCGCGACCGAACGACGACGCGGAACCCCCACGGTTGTTCGAAGCGGACCGACCGCGCCGTGGCCACCTACGACTGGCGCTGACTTCTCGGTCTCACTCTCACTCTCGCTCTCACCCTCATCCGTCGCCCGGCCCGAGTTCCGGCACGACGCGCGCGGCGTTCTTCGAGAACGCGCGGCGCATCGCGTCCTCCGAGACGTCGAGCGTCAGTAGTTCCATCACGCCGACGTTCGGGTGCGCCTCGGGCGCACCGCTCCCGAACAGCACCCGGTCGGGATGTTCCAACAGCGCCCGTTCCATGACGTCGCGGAAGCGGACGAAACTCGTGTCGAGGTAGAGGCCGTCGGACTCGTCCAACAGGTCGATGCTCCGGTGCATCAGGTCCCGTTCCAGCGGGTACCCGCCGAACCCGGCCAGAATCACGGGAAACTCGCGCCGGAGGAGCGTCTCGGCGGCGTCCTCGGGCGTGAACTCCCGGCCGCCGTGGACGAGGACGGGCAGACTTACGTCGTCCAACCGGTCGAGCGTCTCCTCGTCGGGCAGGCCGTCGACGGCGGGCGCGAGTACGAACCCGTGGAACCGGTCGTCGTAGGCGTACTGTTCGATGTCGTCGGGGTCCGCGTGACTGTCGTCGCGCGAGGCGGTAAGGTTCCGCAGGCGCGCGCTGGCGCGTCCGCTCGGGTCTCGCGGGCCGTTCACGCGCGCGAACGCCACGAACGGCCGGTCGACGCTCATCCGCGCGACGGCGTTGTTCGCGCGGAGGTATCCCTCCCCCTCGGCGCGCCGCCCCGGCGAGACGACGGCGCGGACGACCCCCGCCTGGTGGAGTTCCCGCTCCAACCGCTCGGGGCGTATCTCCCGCCCCCGCGCGGCCACCGACTCCTCGCCGTCGGGGTCCAACCGCGCGTGGACGTCCACCACCCGGAACCCGTGATTCAGTTCGAGCACGGTTCGACCTTCTCGGGCGGGGTCAAATAGCTTATCAGCACTGTTCATCCAAACGACCAGTTCGATTTAGGGCGGTTTCGGTGGCCAAATGATTTTTGTATCACTTATCTCAAAACCCGGCGCCGGGCTGCGACAGAGTAGCACCCTTATACGGTCTCTGTCGTGCGATTTCTCGACACAAAGTCAGCGAAATGTATTTATAGAACCGCTGGCGTCTACAGGGGTGAGGTTTCATACTCATGTCATCACGAATGCAGCAACCCCTGTACATTCTCTCCGGCGGTAGCTCCCGAACGCGCGGTCAGGCCGCCCAAGACTCGAACATCCGAGCGGGCAAGGCCGTCGCGAGCGCCGTCCGGACGACGCTCGGCCCCCGCGGGATGGACAAGATGCTCGTCGACTCCTCGGGCGAGGTGGTCATCACCAACGACGGCGCGACCATCTTGGCGAAGATGGACATCGAACACCCCGCCGCGCAGATGATCGTCGAGGTGGCCGAGACCCAAGAGGAGGCGGTGGGCGACGGCACCACGACGGCGGCCGTCCTCACGGGCGAACTCCTCGTGCACGCCGAGGACCTCCTCGAAGGGGACCTCCACCCGACCGTCATCGTGGAGGGCTACACCGAGGCGGCCCGCCTCGCGCAGGAGGCCATCGACGCGCAGGTACTCGACGTCGACCTCGACGACGACCTCCTCGAGACGGTCGCCGAGTCCAGCATGACCGGCAAGGGAACCGGCGACGTGACCGCCGACGTCCTCGCACAGCACGTCGTCCGAGCGGTCCGCATGGTCCACGCCGAAAACGGTCGGTTCGACCGCGACGACGTCCGCGTGCTGACCCGCACGGGCGCGTCTTCCTCGGCGACGGAACTCATCGAAGGCGTCGTCATCGACAAGGACCCCGTCAACGACACCATGCCCACGTCCGTCGAAGATGCCACCGTAGCGGTTCTCGACGTCAAACTCGACGTCCGCAAAGGTGAGGTCGACACCGAGTACACCATCTCCTCCGTCGAGCAGTTGGACGCGGCTCTGAAGGCCGAGGACGACGAACTCCGCGGCTACGCGAAGGCGTTCGCCGACGCCGGCGTCGACGTGGTGTTCTGCACGAAGTCCATCTCGGACCGCGTCGCCGGCCACCTCGCGAACGCGGGCATCCTCGCGTTCAAGAGCGTGAAGAAATCCGACGCGCGCGCCATCGCCCGCGCGACGGGCGCCAAGCGCCTCGGCTCCGCCACCGACCTCGACGAGTCGGACTTCGGCCGCGCCGACTCCGTCTCCATCGAGACGTACGGCGACGACGACCTCGTGTTCGTCGAGGGCGGCGACGCCTCGAAGGCAGTCACGCTGTTCCTCCGCGGCGGCACCGAGCACGTCGTGAACGAGCTCGAACGCGCCATCAACGACGCCATCGACGTGACCGTCGCGGCGCTCGACAAGGGCGGCGTCGTCCCCGGCGCGGGCGCGACCGAAATCGCCATCGCCGACCACGTCCGCGCCGAGGCCGCGGGTATCGAGGGTCGCAAGCAACTCGCCGTCGAGGCGTTCGCGGACGCTGTCGAGGCGCTCCCGCGTACCCTCGCGGAGAACACCGGCATGGACCCCATCGACGCCCTGGTCGACCTGCGCGCGCGCTACGAGAACGAGGGCATCGCGGGCGTCATCTCCAGCGGTCGCAGCGGCGAAATCGGCGACCCCGTCGAGCACGGCATCCTCGACCCCGCCGCGGTCAAGCGCGAGGCGGTCGAGTCCGCCACCGAAGCCGCGACGATGATCGTCCGCATCGACGACGTCATCGCCGCCGAGTAAGACCGTAGCGTCGCAGACTGTCGTTTTCTCTCTCTTTCTTTCTCTCGCCGTCACCCTCGGAGCGACCGGCGCGTCGTCAGACCTGCGGAAGTCGCCACTCGCGCCGGAGCGCCAGCATCCGCAGGGCGAAGACGACGCCGGCGCAGGCGCCGGCGGAAACCCCGGTCGGCGCGCCGACGACGCGCGCGAACAGGAAGACGCCGCCGCCGAGGAGGGCGGGCGTCGCGTAGAAGTCCTCGCGCAGGACGACGGGCACGCGACCGAGGAACACGTCGGCGAACGACCCGCCGCCGACGGCCGTCACCGCGGCGAGGACGACCACCCCGTACGGCGCGAGTCCGGCGTCCGTGCCGACGAGCGCCCCCGTCGCGGCGAAGGCCGCGAGGCCGACGGCGTCGCTCACGAGGAACGCGCGACTGTCGAGGATACGAACGTGTTCGGGGGCGCGCCGCGCGAGGACGACGGCGAGAGCCACGCCGACGAGGGCGACGGTCATGTCGCCCGTCGTCGTCAGCGACGCGGGGGGTCGGTTGACCAGGACGTCGCGGACGGTGCCGCCGCCGAGGGCCGTGAGAACGCCGAGGACGGCCACGCCGAACAGGTCGAGACCGGCGTCGGACGCCTTCAGCGACCCCGCGACGGCGAACGCGAGCAGACCGACGACGTTCATCACGACGAACGGGTCGGGGGCGGTGACGGCGATGGCGGCGATGGCGGCGGGGGCGAACGGGGGAACGGACGGCGCCGAAACGACGGGCAGCGCCGGCGGGCCGAGCGGAACCGACACCCCGTTACGACGGCGAGGGGTAGTCGTCGCGCCCGCCGTTCGAGTCGGTGTCGCTGACGCGTTGCAGGCGTTCGATGCCGCCCACCTCGTCGATGATGCGCTCGACGGGGTCGGGGACCAAGTCGCGCCAGTTCTCGTCGTGCACCATCCGGTCGCGGAGTTCGGTGCCCTCCAGCACGTCGCGGTTGAACATCGGCGACTGGTGCACCTCCACGCCGGCCTCGGAGAACAGTTGGATGACGAGGGGGTTGTTCGAGTACGCCACGTCGAAGGCGGGAGACATGCTCTGAACGTGGCTCACCCAGACGGAGTTTCTGTCCAGGTCCTCGATGGGGACGGCGTAGGTGGTGATGTCGAAGTCCGCGACGGACTTCGTCACCATCATGACGCGTTCGCCCGCCGTGAACGGGTTTCGCGGCGAGTGGGAGTCGCCGGCGGAACCGATACCGAGGACGAGTTCGTCCACCTCTTTGGCTATCTCTTCGACCATCCGGTGGTGGCCGTTGTGAAAGGGCTGGAAGCGACCGATGTAGAACCCCCGCATGCTTTCGATTTCTTCGGCTGCCTTTATAAACCCGGCGAGTCCGTCTAATCCGCGATTTCACGATGTACGAGGTCTGAATCCGCTGAATGGCGTCTGGGTAGGGGGAACGCACGTGGGGAGAAAGTATATCAGTCGTGCAGCCTTTCTTTGAAGTAGCGAAACAGTTCTATGAGTAACGACATGGATACCGACGAAAACTCCTCGG
Protein-coding regions in this window:
- a CDS encoding DUF4129 domain-containing protein, yielding MDRDAARTVGLALLAVLALGIAAATIDTAVTGGSGGFGGGSDVPGIGPSDEGDAGLSETQSGGSAPVISFCLPILTNPAVVAGLLLVFVGLLALIYRDTRSLLPVAAVGFTFGLPGYVFWVLLTTCGPIEFGGAGASAGNGSFSLPEGGGQLGGSGEGAVAAPTAVFGVLLVVALVGAVALLVLSTGDDEAAGRETVPEEDPDVDVGEIGRAAGAAADRIEEDADVGNEVYRAWREMTTLLDIPNPRTSTPGEFASAAVEAGMAREDVDELTRLFEEVRYGGESPTEEREERAVTALRRIESAYADAGDDS
- a CDS encoding helix-turn-helix transcriptional regulator yields the protein MTDSSEGGPVEYVESSRTRESVVVALRLEARPVRELCAALDASESGVYAATNGLRDRDLVETADGRVRLTGLGRVVADAVERRRRVETLLETDSGYWRTHDVRALPDAFRARLGELAGAEVFRASETDPGGAVRLVDDHLRDADAVSVVSPVHLPGLGRTLREVCADRPGGLLVTEAVVEEIRRREGAVPLPERLSVRVADASFALAAVDGRTLLSLPRLDGTYDPRTELVADTDAAAAFGEDLFNHVWAGATPVEDVASTRPI
- a CDS encoding Na+/H+ antiporter; translation: MPTSAIEQQLIDLLTVFLIAGGVGALLAKIGRIPYTIALLIAGFAASIVGLGIDITLTHDIILLVVLPPLLFEGAATTDIDEFRANFPVMATMATVGLAISIVIVGLVSTRLFGYTLLLGLLFGTIILPTDPVSVLSLFKQVGAPERLSVLVEGESLMNDGISVVIFSALLALIEAGDSAADLATLDGVTELVSGIVVSAGGGAVVGLACGYLVYRVMANLDEHMTEIVLTVVLAYGAFLVAEHYLHVSGVIATVAAGLLIGNRGREYAMSPQTKTAVFNTWETAAYVVNTFIFVLLGVKTPIRQILAEVEVLIPAIVLVLAARAIAVYPLTEIVNRLSNANVSRQYQHVLVWGGLHGSIPIALVLGLPEAVGPRQQMRVLVFGIAAFSLVVQGLSMKRFLRTVGVQTSGEEQKLYSLLLTRAKAVDEALDEAERLHERNMIRTDVYERFRREYGREKKELDHVVRSLLEAEPSLLKQELLQGETRILQAEESAITEAELSGQLSTDLAEDLIAEVREKEARVERGETTVTSDVEHEGYREFWRERAEEFGLTVGDEVLDEADKEEITHEPQMDIPPIEGDERLPRTGGERDDTDTDDRTESE
- a CDS encoding TRAM domain-containing protein: MEISDKLLCLFNTDVRAEDDRYVVEVPKREVESGTVEPGETYRVALISRESVDSEESADTSTASTTPSSEPQPPVEVGELRYVEIEDIGKQGDGIARVERGYVIIVPGAEVGDRVKIEVTEVKSNFAVGEVIEDDF
- a CDS encoding YkgJ family cysteine cluster protein; this encodes MSHAGPSLEEELERARDLSVSDIADAIESIGFECTRCGACCKGHGNEDGGEDTDDREPHTATVFPDEVREIQEASEDRSEWRDVARPMPYGLSEGDDGPEGETFEWALQTDACGDCVFYEEAATEEGTKGACTVHDDRPLICETYPFSVGLDGTSQPMGEAVDSVALPAQGDADEAGSGEETLRAHECEGLGRDISRESAEELAEALKERAIRELEEAVGVRDEYRHVDTGPGEVVVHDSEGAKRPDGSALDD
- a CDS encoding MBL fold metallo-hydrolase, with translation MTPIVREPVPVTTRAPAGATNAYVVGSDRALLVDPADRTDELDELVAGRSVEHVTVTHTHPDHTGAVRAYAEETDATVWCRRGRETRFAGATGVEPDRTFAEGERIPVGGDDGGVTVLDMPGHAPDHVAFEGDFGVCCGDLAVAEGSVVVGAPEGNLRAYLVALRRLHARDPSALYPGHGPVIDDPRATCERLLRHRLDRERSVLAAVDGGAADVDAVVDAAYGKDLTGVRDLARATVIAHVEKLDAEGRLRYDADTQCVEPV
- a CDS encoding MarR family transcriptional regulator; translation: MSTSTAEMNREDPLSEGEFRERLRELPPSAKLVAKVLEGDAPLSQGELAEESLLPDRTVRYALNRLEESDLVGSRYSFKDARKQVYFLNT
- a CDS encoding PPOX class F420-dependent oxidoreductase codes for the protein MIPESHVDIFEKKSFAHFATVMPDGTPQVTPVWVGHENREYVLLNSAYGRRKVKNVQRDPKVGVSVLDPDDPYRYVSVRGEAELVDEGAREHIDELARRYMDVDEYPYHDEESGGRVIVRIPAENVVTSG